One window of Verrucomicrobiota bacterium genomic DNA carries:
- a CDS encoding ATP-binding cassette domain-containing protein: MQNIVLDLRNVTKFYGGFKAVDDVSLQIPAGSIYGFLGPNGAGKTTTIRMVLEIIKPTSGAITVLGQPSALRVRNRIGYLPEEKGLYKKMKAWSIIAYFATLKGVRRGEARRRAFELLEKYGLKDFAEKPTDALSKGMGQKVQILASIAHDPELVILDEPFSGLDPVNQQVMEEIIRDLARRQRTVIFSTHVMQHAERLCERILLIARGRKIFDGTLAEAKRTVPRRVLIETSDDVEPIRSLAEVEFIKPMANGAGETAGHSAGRWEIQMRDNADPQTVLQACFARGIRLRSFDQSEPSLHDVFVRLVGPEAREASFR; encoded by the coding sequence ATGCAAAACATTGTTCTCGATCTCCGCAACGTCACGAAGTTCTACGGCGGCTTCAAAGCGGTGGATGACGTGAGCCTGCAAATTCCGGCGGGTTCCATTTATGGATTTCTCGGCCCCAACGGCGCGGGCAAGACCACGACGATTCGGATGGTTCTGGAAATCATCAAACCCACCAGCGGCGCCATCACCGTGCTTGGCCAGCCTTCCGCGCTCAGAGTCCGCAACCGGATCGGCTATTTGCCGGAGGAAAAGGGGCTCTACAAGAAGATGAAGGCCTGGTCGATCATCGCCTATTTCGCGACGCTGAAAGGCGTGAGACGTGGAGAGGCGCGACGGCGGGCGTTTGAGTTGCTCGAAAAATACGGGCTGAAGGATTTCGCCGAGAAACCTACCGACGCGCTGTCCAAAGGCATGGGCCAGAAGGTGCAGATTCTGGCGTCGATCGCTCACGATCCCGAACTGGTGATTCTCGATGAACCGTTCTCCGGCCTCGACCCGGTTAACCAGCAGGTGATGGAGGAAATCATTCGCGACCTGGCTCGCCGCCAGCGCACGGTGATTTTTTCCACGCACGTCATGCAGCACGCGGAGCGTTTGTGCGAACGGATTTTGCTGATCGCCCGCGGCCGGAAGATTTTCGACGGCACCCTCGCGGAGGCGAAACGGACCGTCCCGCGCCGCGTTTTGATCGAGACCAGCGACGACGTGGAGCCGATCCGAAGCCTGGCCGAGGTCGAGTTTATCAAACCGATGGCCAACGGAGCCGGCGAAACCGCCGGCCATTCCGCAGGCCGCTGGGAAATCCAAATGCGAGACAATGCAGATCCGCAAACCGTCCTCCAGGCCTGTTTTGCCCGGGGGATTCGGCTGCGAAGTTTCGATCAATCCGAGCCGTCCCTGCACGACGTTTTCGTGCGGTTGGTCGGACCCGAGGCACGGGAGGCCAGTTTTCGATGA